A genomic stretch from Chromatiales bacterium includes:
- a CDS encoding cobyrinate a,c-diamide synthase: MGRLLISATHKSSGKTIISTALAAILKARRLNPRPYKKGPDYIDPQWLSAAAGCPCYNLDFNVQSKDEIVAMVADKSPTGSFTLIEANKGLYDGVSVDGSNSNAALTKLLRCPVLLVVDCDGMTRGIAPLLLGYSDFDPELTIGGVILNRVGGTRHQSKLIAAVEQYTDIPVMGTVMKDKTLLLPERHLGLIPANEASDKMRFIEAIAERIVAQLDIEKIIELAALTAPLPKIASRQRGHRKPTADIRIGVFKDAAFGFYYPDDLEALEQLGAELLFIDSLSDARLPATDGLFIGGGFPETQADVLEANRPLRTAVAEAIEGGIPVYAECGGLMYLTRGIHWQGRRFEMCGVIDADTYVDKVPQGRGYVELIADNTISRRQLGDNDQPATIYAHEFHYSRLIDIKSDYQTAYKVNRGVGLGNGRDGIIYKNLLAMYAHQRNVCGDWARIFSDLVRQHKKTPATAFV, encoded by the coding sequence ATGGGTAGACTGCTTATTAGTGCCACCCATAAATCGTCAGGCAAAACAATAATCAGTACAGCATTAGCAGCAATACTCAAAGCCCGTCGACTCAATCCTCGGCCTTATAAAAAGGGCCCCGACTACATAGACCCGCAGTGGTTATCTGCTGCAGCGGGATGTCCGTGTTACAACCTTGATTTCAATGTTCAATCAAAAGATGAAATAGTCGCAATGGTTGCTGACAAATCGCCAACTGGCTCATTCACCTTGATAGAGGCCAACAAAGGTCTGTATGACGGCGTCTCTGTAGACGGTAGCAACAGCAATGCGGCACTTACCAAACTGCTTCGTTGTCCGGTTTTACTGGTTGTCGACTGTGACGGCATGACCCGAGGTATCGCCCCATTACTATTGGGTTATAGCGACTTTGATCCAGAACTAACCATAGGTGGCGTGATACTAAACCGCGTAGGTGGAACACGGCATCAATCAAAACTTATCGCCGCAGTCGAGCAATATACCGATATACCAGTTATGGGTACCGTGATGAAAGACAAGACGCTGTTATTGCCTGAGCGACATTTAGGACTTATTCCAGCTAACGAGGCCTCCGATAAAATGCGATTTATAGAAGCTATTGCCGAGCGCATTGTTGCCCAGCTGGATATAGAAAAAATTATAGAGCTTGCTGCACTAACAGCACCTTTACCGAAAATCGCCAGCCGGCAGCGTGGACATCGCAAACCGACGGCTGACATCCGCATTGGTGTGTTCAAAGATGCGGCATTCGGCTTTTATTATCCAGACGACCTTGAAGCACTTGAACAGTTGGGAGCCGAATTGCTCTTTATTGATAGTCTAAGCGATGCTCGGCTACCAGCTACCGACGGTTTATTCATAGGGGGTGGATTTCCGGAAACACAAGCCGATGTGCTTGAAGCTAACCGACCTTTGCGGACTGCGGTTGCCGAAGCGATAGAAGGCGGAATACCCGTCTATGCCGAATGCGGTGGTTTAATGTATTTAACCCGTGGTATTCATTGGCAGGGCCGTCGTTTTGAGATGTGTGGCGTAATCGACGCTGACACTTATGTAGACAAAGTACCACAAGGCCGAGGTTATGTTGAATTGATAGCAGATAATACAATCAGCCGACGCCAACTGGGCGACAATGATCAGCCTGCTACTATTTATGCACACGAGTTCCATTATTCTCGTCTCATTGATATAAAAAGCGACTATCAAACCGCATATAAGGTTAACAGAGGGGTGGGGTTGGGAAACGGACGGGATGGCATCATCTACAAAAATCTGCTGGCTATGTATGCTCATCAGCGCAATGTTTGCGGAGATTGGGCACGAATTTTCAGCGATTTAGTTCGGCAACATAAAAAAACGCCCGCAACTGCTTTCGTATAA
- a CDS encoding fatty acid desaturase codes for MFDILTGYGWWQLDWWQYVAIALALTHLTIICVTLYLHRSQAHRAVDFHPAVNHVMRFWLWLTTGMKAKEWVAVHRKHHAKCEAKEDPHSPIVKGIHSVLWQGTELYSEEATHTDTLKIYGRGTPDDAIERNLYSRFPNTGVVSLFLIHFVLFGFYGIAIWAVQMLWIPFFAAGVVNGIGHFKGYRNYPTDDCSTNFSNLGILIGGEELHNNHHAYPSSAKLSAKWWEFDVGWLYIRILHCLKLATVLRLAPVPSRNHKADKNLDIDTAKAIFESRLHVTYEYVNRVLKPVLHSELSKADDAYHQLLTHVKLILPKPGNQVSDKEHAMMKEVLLKNENLQLVCDFKNRLHDMLYVMKYKDFHSLKEELIEWCRQAEQSGVETLREFASMMQGYALKPSVAQIRL; via the coding sequence ATGTTTGATATATTAACTGGCTATGGTTGGTGGCAGTTGGATTGGTGGCAATATGTAGCTATAGCATTAGCACTCACCCACCTTACGATTATCTGCGTCACGCTTTATTTACATCGCTCACAGGCACATCGTGCGGTCGATTTTCATCCCGCAGTAAACCATGTTATGCGGTTTTGGTTATGGCTGACGACTGGTATGAAGGCCAAGGAATGGGTTGCGGTGCACCGTAAGCACCACGCCAAATGCGAAGCCAAAGAAGACCCACACAGCCCGATTGTGAAAGGAATACATTCGGTACTGTGGCAAGGCACTGAGCTCTACTCTGAAGAAGCCACCCATACCGACACATTAAAGATATACGGGCGAGGTACACCCGACGATGCTATAGAGCGCAATTTATACAGTCGCTTCCCTAACACTGGTGTCGTATCATTATTTTTAATACACTTCGTGCTATTTGGTTTTTATGGCATCGCAATATGGGCAGTACAAATGCTATGGATACCGTTTTTCGCGGCCGGTGTTGTCAACGGTATTGGACACTTCAAGGGTTATAGAAACTATCCGACTGATGACTGTTCTACTAATTTCTCTAATCTGGGTATTCTGATAGGTGGAGAAGAGTTACACAATAACCATCACGCCTATCCTAGTTCGGCGAAATTATCGGCAAAGTGGTGGGAGTTTGATGTAGGCTGGCTATACATACGTATATTGCATTGCCTTAAACTTGCTACGGTGTTGCGTTTGGCACCAGTGCCTTCTCGTAATCACAAAGCCGATAAGAACTTAGATATAGATACTGCTAAAGCTATTTTTGAAAGCCGCCTGCATGTAACCTACGAATATGTCAACAGAGTATTAAAGCCAGTGTTGCATAGCGAACTTAGCAAAGCTGACGATGCTTATCATCAACTACTGACGCATGTCAAACTCATTTTACCTAAACCCGGAAATCAAGTAAGCGATAAAGAGCACGCAATGATGAAAGAAGTTTTATTAAAAAACGAAAATTTACAACTGGTTTGCGACTTTAAGAATCGCTTGCACGATATGCTGTATGTGATGAAGTACAAGGATTTTCACAGCCTGAAAGAAGAGTTAATAGAATGGTGCCGGCAAGCCGAGCAAAGTGGTGTCGAAACGCTCAGAGAATTTGCCAGTATGATGCAAGGCTATGCTCTAAAACCCTCCGTTGCGCAAATCCGCTTATAA
- the rpmG gene encoding 50S ribosomal protein L33 yields the protein MREKIRLVSSAGSGHFYTATKNKKTAGTKKLELKKFDPTIRKHVIYKEAKIK from the coding sequence ATGAGAGAGAAAATCAGACTCGTATCCAGTGCTGGTAGCGGTCATTTTTATACTGCGACAAAAAATAAGAAAACCGCCGGTACTAAAAAACTTGAACTAAAGAAATTCGATCCAACTATCCGCAAACATGTAATCTATAAAGAGGCAAAGATTAAGTAG
- the rpmB gene encoding 50S ribosomal protein L28: MSRICQITGKKPMSGNNVSHAHNKTRRHFRPNLHTHRFWVESRKCWIRLRVSSKGLRLIDKKGIDAVLAEIEKR; this comes from the coding sequence ATGTCAAGGATTTGTCAAATAACAGGTAAAAAACCTATGAGTGGAAATAATGTGTCTCATGCGCACAATAAAACGCGGCGACATTTTCGACCCAATTTACATACCCATCGTTTTTGGGTTGAGAGTCGTAAGTGCTGGATACGCCTGCGGGTTTCGTCTAAGGGCTTACGCCTGATTGATAAAAAAGGAATAGATGCGGTGCTCGCCGAGATAGAAAAGCGATAA